AAACAGTATCCAGTTTAACAGAAGAAGAAGCTATTATGCTATCGTTCTGTGATAAAAATGGGCAAATAAGACTTCCTTCAGCTGGAACCCTCCATCATTTTGTAAAATATAGACTTGGAGAAGATGGGGATCAATGAACTAATAATAATGGTAGGCGAAAAGATTCTTAAAAGCTCAAAGTTAAAAGACGCCAAGATAGATTCAACACCTCTTGAAGCTTCACGATATGACAAATATGCGGATTATAATCCGCATTATAAATGTAAAATGGACAAAGCTCACATTACAATGATTGGAACTTATCCGGTATTTATGACATATACTAATGGCCTTAGTTCTGATTCTACGGAACTTATCAAACACATACACGCATTAAAGAAAATGGAAGCTAATATTGAATTTTATGCTGCGGATGGAGCTTATGACTCATTCCAAAACAATGCAGATATATGGTATCATCTGAATGCAAAACCAATTATTTCCTACTCTTGTGATGCAGTATTGCACAAAGAAGGTGAAGTAGAGAGGATTGATCATTGGGTGAACAAAATGTGGAAACTTGGTGGAGAAGTTCATACCAAAATAGAAAATAAGCTGAAGTTTCTGTATGAAAATGGAAGACAAGAACAAGTTGGGATGTACCTAAGAAATCAAAACATCCTCGATGAATTATTTTGGGAGTTATACAAGAAAAGAGTAGAATGCGAAAAAGTACATGGCCACATGAAAGATACGATGAACTTCGATGTCAGAAGAATAAGAGTAGAGAGCAGAGCTCTCTACTCTCTGCTGAATTTCGTTTCCTATCAACTATTAGTGCTTACTGAATTGCAAAATAAAGTTAAACTCAGGAATTCGTTTGGGAGGCTATTCTAAAAAAGTACATCAAATTAGAATAGAAATATAAGGAGCTAATTTGATGGCCTCTATTTTTCTATCCTGAAACCAGCATAAAATATAATACAAGTTACACCATTCTGACACTAGACAGATATCCAGGATGCAAAAGGACCATGCCAGGTGGAAAAACACACGAGACAATAAACATTACAGTGCTGGCAGCTATACTAGCAGGCATTTTTTATCTTACAATATGGCAGGAAACTGCAATACTCTCGAGATATATGGATGCTTATACTGTAATTACTTTTTCTTGTTCCTACCTCTTCTCAACATTCTTCTTGAGTCCCGATCTTGATACAAAAAGCAGGCCCTCTAAAAGATGGAAGATGCTCAGGATACTCTGGTGGCCCTACAGGACCATATTCAAACACAGAGGATTTTCCCACAGCATGATTCTTGGACCTATTACCATCCTGCTGAACTTTGTATTGATATTGTACTTATTGACCCTGCTTTCAGGTGTCAGACTACACAGTATCCCTCAAGAGCTACTTATTCCTGCCACTGTGGGTATGATCCTGTCAATAGAGGTCCATATAATATCTGATCGTTTCTTCTCGATGGTAAAGAGTATTTTCTAAGACCTATATATCAAAATCAGATATTCCACTTGTTTTCATTGATCAAGATTTTAAAACTATTATAATTATCTATAAATAAGAATAGAACGATTGTTAAGAAAGCTTCTTAATAAAGGTGTGTGATCAGATAAAAAAGTCATTGCTTGACGTATTGTTCATGTCGGACAAGAGAAAGGCAGTACTCTTGTTGTTGCAGAATGGGCCAAAAGAAATGAAAAGTTTGCTAAAAGCGCTGGATACTAAGAGACCGGCTCTGCTGCCTCAGATTAAAATGCTTGAAGATATACACCTGATCGTTCATTATAATGGCATTTACGAATTGACTACTCTTGGAAAGATCGTAGTTGATAAAATGATACCTTTGTTAGACACATTAGATGTCTTTGATGGTGACATCGATTACTGGAGAGATCGGGACCTAAGGTTCATACCCTCATCCCTTTTGTACAGACTCCGCGAAATAAAGGGCTGTAAAGTGATCGAACCCAATTTAGTGAACATATATGAAATAAATAAAGACTTCATTGAAACATGTGCAATCTCAAAAGATCTGCTATTTATCCTGACCTTTGCACATCCGATCTTCACTACAATTATCTCCCAATTCATTGCTAACAATTCACACGTAAAAATTATAATCAACATGGACCTGTTACAAAAGTTCAAAGCAAATGAGCAGAAAGAAGTTAATGGATACATTATCAATGAAAAGATAGAATTTTATCTATACCCAAAAGACATTTCTCTGGGCACATTTGCTCAGAACGATCATTGCTCTGTATTAAGAACGCTGTCGAAGGATAGGACATATGACTACACTCAACTGTTTTGTAAAGGCCCCGATGCACTTAAATGGGGAAGGGAATTATTTGATTTCTACTTGAATGAGTCTATACCGATAACAGAAATTTAGGCCGCCCCAGATTATATTTTTTGTAAACAAGAGTATTATAAGCACATTATAAAGTAAAAAGCGACCTTATATCATTTCACTTAATGGGAAAGTAGTTACAGGCAGGAATTCTGCCTGTTAACCATTCATCAGATAATAGTTACTGTCTGATTCAGGGTCTGGTTCAGAGTTTTGTTTAGAGCCTGATCCACATTCTCCCCCACAGCCCCTATACTCATGTTCAGTACCTGTGCAACTGTCTGATTAAGACCTTCCCCTACGGCTACCTTTGTCTGGTTTATAGACTGGTTCACAGCACTTCCCACTGCCTCTTTTGTTTCATTGACAGCCATACTCACGGTCTGATTAATAGCCTGTCCAGCAGCGTCTTTGGTCTGATTGACAGCCTTTTCTATAGTCTGGTTTATATTTTGCCCAACTGCCTCCTTGGTCTGGTTCACTTTCTCCCCTATAGTCTGTTCCACGGTCTTGTCCGTACATCCGGAAACTACCGCCAGCCCCAAGACCATCAATCCTATCAATAAGAAATTAAGCATTGTCTGCAAAGTTATCACCTGTTTATTTATACTCATAGCCTGGAAAATGAAACTATTGGTTCATCCTGTATATGTGAGTTAAAAATTTAGTATTAATGGACTTCTACAGCTAAAAGCCATCTGTATAAGTGTTATAAATAGATCTCATTCTAATATATATTCTAATATCCATACAAATAGCACTCATGACAACTTTTTCAACATCTGAAACCTGAGATCATCGCCCTGCATTATGATAGTCCCCATTCTTGGGAGAATGATTTACCGGAAGTGTTTTTCCCCTGACAAGAGATGTGAATATGCCTACAATACAGAAGATCGTGAACAGGCTAAATGCATACTGCAGGCTTGCAATGAACTGAGTATGATATTCAGGTGTTATCTCCACCGGGCCTGTAACAACTGCAAAGATCATCATAGCAATACCCATTGAAAACATCTGTCCCAGTAGCCTCATGGTTCCGTTCATACCTGATGCCACACCATAGAACCTCTTATCTACCGAACTCATGATAACATTCGTGTTCGGAGATGAGAAAAGCCCGAATCCGATACCAAGCACCATGAGAATCCCGATCATGTACCAGACAGGTGTCGTTTCTGAAAGAAAGGTCAGGAAAAAGAGACCTATTGTCGTAAGGGTCATTCCTGCAGATGCAATGAGACGGGGCTCGATGCTGTCTGACAATTTCCCGGCAAGAGGAGAGACCATAGCCTGAAAAACCGGCTGAGCTATCAGTATAAATCCTGCATGTTCAGGCGTAAAACCTTTGGTGTACTGCAGATCAAGACTCAGGAGAAAGGTCACTGCATAGGTTGCGCTGTAATTGATGAACGCGGAAAGATTAGAAAGTGCAAAAACACGATTCTTTGTCAGAAGACTGATATCAAGGACCGGGGAAGGTATGCGCATCTCATACCGGATAAAGATAATAGTTCCGATAATTCCCACTGCTATAAGAGAAGCCCCTTTTATGTCCGGAAGTACAGAAAAGCCATACATAAGTGAAACTATTGCCATACCGTAGACCATAGACCCTTTCAGGTCGAATTTATCTCCCCTGCATTCCGCCCAATCACCTTTAAGTTTCCAGAGGATGAGAAGGATTGCCGCAAGCCCTATTGGAGCATTTACGAAAAAGATACTTCTCCATCCTAGATGCTGCGTCATTATGCCACCAAGGAAAGGACCGGTGGAGAGTCCGATGTACACTGCAGTAATGTAGATACCCAGGGCCTTTCCACGTTCACCCGGCGGATAGACGGAGGTGATCATAGCGATCCCGGTCCCGAAGATCATGGCGCTTCCCAAACCCTGGACAACCCTGATCGTTATCAGCATCGCTGTGGAATCAACCATGGTCATAGTCAGGGATGCAAGGCTGAAGATCGTTATGCCATATAGGAAAACCTTTTTCCTTCCATATATATCGGCGATCTTTCCGAAGGGAACAAGGAACACTGCTGAAGAGAGAAGATATGCAGTTGCAACCCAGGAAAGAAAGATAGCATTCATGCGAAATTCCGCTGCGAGTGTAGGCAACGCAATATTTACTGCCGAGCCATCAAATGGCGTGATGAATCCCGCAAGTACCGCGATCATAAGGATAATCTGTTTTTCAGTTTTAAGTGCAGGAGCATCAGGAGTTTCACGGGTTCCCTTAACTTGAGAAGAGGAAACTGCATTTTCAGCAGACGAAACATAACCATTTGTTTTTTTCACCATTCTATCACTGATCAGCAATGTTATAAAACACTGAAAGCAAGCAGTAAATTGCAGGCATTGCTACTTATATTTTGAGTAAGCTGACCACTATCTCATTGGCCTTTGCTCCCAAAATAGACAGAATGAGATCGCTTGTTTCTCTGTTAACTTGGAATAATATCGTTCATCTGATCCACCCGAAAAATCTCTGGAACAAACCCGACTCCTTTACCTCTACCGGAGCCTGGAGGGCATCTGAATACTCTATGTCACCCTCTGGTGTTTCATACCTAACAACAATATCTATCCCATACACTTTGGGCACAGCTTCGCTGTCAGCCTTAATTTTGACCTTTGCGACAGCTGTACTTCCGGGAGACATACCGGAAACGAATGCCACACTATCTGTGGTGCTTAGCGGGTCAGATGGATTGACCATGACCTTAACATTCTTTGCCTCTTCCTCACCTGTATTCCTGATATTTAAAATGATGATCTCCTCACCACCGGGATAAAGAGTGCCCGTAGTATTTATTATTTCAAAATCGGCCTGATCTTTTACTATGATCTTCAATGTCTGGTTCTGCACCATCATCCCATACCAGCGGTTCACATCGTACGTCTGGGCAGTGGCATCCGGGTCCATGACCTGTACATTCTTCTGATAATCATAAGAAAGGTTGAGGTAAAGGTTGTATTCCCCTGCCTTTGCCTTTTTATCGATCTTTATATCGAACCTGGCAGGTGAAACAGCATTTTGTCCGCTTCTTATAGAACCGATCTTCTGGCTAACGGATCTTATCTCTATGGGACTTTCCGGACCTGCTGAAAGAGAAGCGACTATACCTGTAGCATCTACCACGGCACTTTCCAGCTTCATTTCAGTCTGAGCGCCAAATATCTCATCGGCATCATCCGGAGTTCTGTCGTTCTTGAACCCTAACAGTTTACCATTGTTCATCAGGTCAATGTTCAAAGTAATCATCTGACCTCTATCGAATTCATTGCTGCCGATGATAGTGGCACTGATATCGGGACTGCCGTCTACGTTGTAGTAATTTTCTCCGAGATCGAAGCTTTGGGATACACTATAGGCTGTCAGGGTATCATAAGCTCCTGCAACGCCTGAGATCATAAAGAGCAATAAAGAAACTAATGCTATCATTTTCCTCATTTTATGCTTCCCTCCTGAAAAGATGGACACCTGCTGTAAAAGTAATAAGTGCGAAGAGTGAGAGTATTATCAGATCTGTGGATATAGCGCTCAGACCCTGACCCTTGATCATGATCGTACGCATGGCATCGTTCGCATAGGTCAAAGGCAACAGGTAAGCGATATAGCGCATCCAGTCCGGAACTGAACTCAATGGGAAAAACACACCGGTAACGAACATGGATGGAAGCGTGACTATCATGTTCAGCTGGAAAAAAGATTCCATATCATTCACTCTTGTTGACATTACAATCCCCATACCTACTCCACCGAGAGTGAAGATAACAAGCACCAGAGCAACAAGCAACCAGCTTCCATTCATATGGAATCCCACAAGGAAATACGCTGCCAGTATAAGGATAACAGACCTGATCAGCTGCAATATAAGCTGGTATATCGTTTTTCCGAGGATCACCGCTCGTCTGCTGACAGGGGTCATCAGGATACGGACAATGGTACCGTCTTCTTTTTCTCCCGCAATGGCAGAACCTGTGGTCGCTACAGAACCCATAAAAATGGTGAGGGCTATAACTGCTGGAGTCAGAAAGTCCAGATATTCAAGATCCCCGTAGATATTTGGGATTTCCAGAGAAACCGAGCCTCTTTCCGAGAACAGTTGCTTCATATAGTTCACAATAATGCCGGTTGTGGTAGTGTCCGAGGAATCGGTAAGAAGGGTCAGGGTCACACTTTCATTCTTCGCCAGTTTTTGGCTGTAATCCGGCGGGATCATCAGGACAGCTTTATACGATCCGGCATCGATCTTACTCTCTGCTTTTGACTGCGACATGTCTCTCGTGTAGGTTATGGAGAACATGGGCTCTCCACCGTATTTGCCGGCATAGCTGCCGATCTGGTGCACAAGGGAATTTGAGGCTGTGCCTGTGTCGTCATTAACGATCAGAATGGGAGCATTCTTTACAGTGCCACCCATCCCATAGCCGAAAAAGATGATCATAATAATGGGGAATAGGAACAAAGGAACCATGAGAGCCTTTTTTCGGGAA
This DNA window, taken from Methanomethylovorans hollandica DSM 15978, encodes the following:
- a CDS encoding metal-binding protein — its product is MPGGKTHETINITVLAAILAGIFYLTIWQETAILSRYMDAYTVITFSCSYLFSTFFLSPDLDTKSRPSKRWKMLRILWWPYRTIFKHRGFSHSMILGPITILLNFVLILYLLTLLSGVRLHSIPQELLIPATVGMILSIEVHIISDRFFSMVKSIF
- a CDS encoding helix-turn-helix transcriptional regulator translates to MSDKRKAVLLLLQNGPKEMKSLLKALDTKRPALLPQIKMLEDIHLIVHYNGIYELTTLGKIVVDKMIPLLDTLDVFDGDIDYWRDRDLRFIPSSLLYRLREIKGCKVIEPNLVNIYEINKDFIETCAISKDLLFILTFAHPIFTTIISQFIANNSHVKIIINMDLLQKFKANEQKEVNGYIINEKIEFYLYPKDISLGTFAQNDHCSVLRTLSKDRTYDYTQLFCKGPDALKWGRELFDFYLNESIPITEI
- a CDS encoding MFS transporter — encoded protein: MVKKTNGYVSSAENAVSSSQVKGTRETPDAPALKTEKQIILMIAVLAGFITPFDGSAVNIALPTLAAEFRMNAIFLSWVATAYLLSSAVFLVPFGKIADIYGRKKVFLYGITIFSLASLTMTMVDSTAMLITIRVVQGLGSAMIFGTGIAMITSVYPPGERGKALGIYITAVYIGLSTGPFLGGIMTQHLGWRSIFFVNAPIGLAAILLILWKLKGDWAECRGDKFDLKGSMVYGMAIVSLMYGFSVLPDIKGASLIAVGIIGTIIFIRYEMRIPSPVLDISLLTKNRVFALSNLSAFINYSATYAVTFLLSLDLQYTKGFTPEHAGFILIAQPVFQAMVSPLAGKLSDSIEPRLIASAGMTLTTIGLFFLTFLSETTPVWYMIGILMVLGIGFGLFSSPNTNVIMSSVDKRFYGVASGMNGTMRLLGQMFSMGIAMMIFAVVTGPVEITPEYHTQFIASLQYAFSLFTIFCIVGIFTSLVRGKTLPVNHSPKNGDYHNAGR
- a CDS encoding COG1361 S-layer family protein gives rise to the protein MRKMIALVSLLLFMISGVAGAYDTLTAYSVSQSFDLGENYYNVDGSPDISATIIGSNEFDRGQMITLNIDLMNNGKLLGFKNDRTPDDADEIFGAQTEMKLESAVVDATGIVASLSAGPESPIEIRSVSQKIGSIRSGQNAVSPARFDIKIDKKAKAGEYNLYLNLSYDYQKNVQVMDPDATAQTYDVNRWYGMMVQNQTLKIIVKDQADFEIINTTGTLYPGGEEIIILNIRNTGEEEAKNVKVMVNPSDPLSTTDSVAFVSGMSPGSTAVAKVKIKADSEAVPKVYGIDIVVRYETPEGDIEYSDALQAPVEVKESGLFQRFFGWIR
- a CDS encoding ABC transporter permease, translated to MNIITELKHSWIITIKEFRQLSRKKALMVPLFLFPIIMIIFFGYGMGGTVKNAPILIVNDDTGTASNSLVHQIGSYAGKYGGEPMFSITYTRDMSQSKAESKIDAGSYKAVLMIPPDYSQKLAKNESVTLTLLTDSSDTTTTGIIVNYMKQLFSERGSVSLEIPNIYGDLEYLDFLTPAVIALTIFMGSVATTGSAIAGEKEDGTIVRILMTPVSRRAVILGKTIYQLILQLIRSVILILAAYFLVGFHMNGSWLLVALVLVIFTLGGVGMGIVMSTRVNDMESFFQLNMIVTLPSMFVTGVFFPLSSVPDWMRYIAYLLPLTYANDAMRTIMIKGQGLSAISTDLIILSLFALITFTAGVHLFRREA